In Conger conger chromosome 9, fConCon1.1, whole genome shotgun sequence, the genomic stretch caatAGACAATAAACAGACCGTCTACGTGTTTATTTTCGAACATGCAGCTCTATGCCACTTGCCAGGTAGCCTGTACctcaaatatttaattgtacTTATTACTTTGAGAGTTGCCAGTATCTGCGGCATTACATTGGGCTGCTTTACTGCCCTTGACATCTCATATAATTTATGTGTGTTACTGGATACCTCTCTCATCAATCTCTCAAGAATCAACCTTTCTATCAGAGATCAGCAGTAGAGAGGCAAATGTATCTCTTTTGTCCAGACTGTTTATCAGATTTATCAGGAAAAACAgactggaaaaaatatataccttTGTCACTCCACTCCTCATCTCCAATAGAATGTATGGATCCTTAAATCTCCCAAGAGACTACTGCAAACTGGGATCTATTCTACACAAAGACGCCTAACCCATTCCTTGGCTTAATGAACTCCAAGCAGAAGACCGCTGTCTTGTTTTCCTGCCCAAACCTAATAAATAACTATTAGCGGACTGGTACAGCCCCCAAAGATGGTCAGATGGTCAAAGATGTAATGAGATGCAATGAGATGTAATGATGTAACCAGTGGTTCGCAACCTCGGTCCCGGGGGACCCCTGTAAATGCTGTATaagcctttcatttttattaagtcgcttttcatgtttatagggattatttaccctctaaagtcacattatgtcagaaatagctatgcttGCCATGAAGCATAAAAATCCCATGTTCACATAGTCACatagtccatcacagggcacacacaccattcactcacacactcatacctacgggcaatttagactctccaatcagcctaacctgcatgtctttggactgtgggaggaaactggagtacccggaggaaacccacgcagacacggggagacggggagaacatgtaaactcctcacagagaggcccggccgacagggattcgaacccaggacctccttgctgtgaggcggcagtgctacccactgcaccatccgtgccacctcctctaaacatgaaaaaccttattaataaaaataaacagtttgtatAATTTGATAGAATGACCTTTAGCCATTGCAATGTGCCAGTTACTATACAATTCAACATGCTATCAGCTCAAACCTTTCTTATTTAAACTCCAATGACCCTACAGAATATAGTGCTGTAAATGAGTAAATCTTGTATATCAGTAGCAATATTtcagggggagaagagagactTGGGATAAAATAAATTTGTATGACTTCTAAATGTTTCTGGATACCACTGTTTTCTTACAGACCTGTTGCCGATAAAGACTATAGTAGCATTCCTTTCCAACACACCTTCAATGTGCAAAAAGTGAGCCAGAGCTCATGAGTGTTGCCATCTTAACTCGCATTTATCATAGATCCATTGGCTGTGCACTTCTGCTAATTGGGCTAGTATGGGCTGCTagtattttcattatttcatagaGGCTAGCCCATTATTTTGAGTAAtggcattttttacattacattacattattggcatttggcagacgctcttatccagagcgacgtacaacaaagtgcatacccataaacagggataagttcgctgaaagaccctagaggtaagtacaatttcaactgctacctgtacaacaaagataaggacaagggccttttttttttttttgttattttttttttttttgaacaaacaaacaaacagagcaaaagtcaccaaagttaactatccaaacactgcttacctagccaactaaaaataccgatacacaaagcaagtcacagagacaacaattaaggttcacagggaggtagggagggatggggagaggtgctgcttgaagaggtgcgtcttcagcttgcgcttgaaggtggggagagattctatagttctgacctcaacggggagttcgttccaccaccgtggagccagaacagacagtagtcgtgagcgtgaggtggaggttctgagagggggaggtgccaagcggcctgtggaggctgaacgaagaggtctggcaggggtgtagggtctgatgattttttgcagataagctggggaagaccctttaactgcttggaaggctagcaccaatgtcaTTTAATGATATCCTATCTCATGTCTCAGTAAATCAATCCTATCTCATGTCTCTCTAAATGATTATATTTGTACTGTATCTTGCCAATGCATGGATATCAGGGGTATTGGGTCATGATCATGTAATGATGccttaaactgaataaactgaaaaatattatacaaataaattaaaatgtggcCAAAATATAGCTAGTCATTCAGCCTCTTTCCACAGTGCTTGTATCACGAAGGTGGAATATAACAGCAGTCGCCATGGGGTGGTGTGACCCCCTTAGGCTGCGCAAATTTGTACTGCGCCTGCGTATATTGCAAGATACGGAAATTTTATAGAAAGCCTCCTCTCTAATCGTCTTTGCTCCTGTCAATCCTGTTTCGTGTCACGGTTATCTTTGTCCCACCCTCAGATGCTAAAAAAGGAAATACTTTATGGGCGTGTCTATGGCGCACCAATGATGTAGCTGCCTACAAGAGCAGAAGATAGGGAAGTTAATATATTTTACTCATCGCttcagtgttgagtgtttcCACTGAAGGTCATTCATTTGCGTACGCTCGCTTCACGTTCATTTCAAGGGCTGTGTCGGAGCTCCTCAATAGCATCATGTCTCCAAGAAGGTTTTTTGTCGGTGGGAATTGGAAGATGAATGGTGACAAAAAGAGCTTAGGCGATCTTATCAACACTCTCAATACTGCCCAACTCCATCCTGACACCGGTAAGGTTAGCTCGCTAACTTGCTTAGAACCTACTGACAACAAAGTATTggctttatttttgttcattagCAAATTAGCACATTCAGCAGCTAACTTGCTAGCTTGAGATGTGGGTGCTATCAACTTAATGTTTCGTGCAAAGTATACTTTATTCAATTAACTTCCATGCCACTATGTTATTTTGGCTGGCTAACATTAGCTCTTTAAGCTATCTAGATGGTTGTCGTACGCACTTTCTGTGGTCCAGTTAGTATTGCTATCAGGTAGCTGTCAAACGTCAATCAAACAACACTCATGTAGGTTTCATATAGCTAAGTTGGCTAGCTATACGTTAGCTGAACCAACTCgataaaatacattcatataaCTAACTGGTTAGCAATATTTTGCGTTTAATAAGTTGCGCTTGAAACGACCTGATTTTAACGTTGCGTTTTTTTATTCAGGTTAAACTTACCCATGTTCGCTAGTTGACACATAAGTTACTGATCTATGAAGATTCAGATCGTCAGATTGATGAACCCGAACGGCTCCGTCTCGGACGAATGGCCTATGCCGAAAATGGGACCCGctctaatataaaaaataaaataaaaaactcgaATATGGGATATTTCGGTGGTTAACGTTATCTGACAATGTGTTTACTGTCCTGTGTGGTATGTGGTCGACTCTTATCGCGTGCGCCGAATgcgtttttattaaaaagttgTCTTAAGGGAACGCCTGTACACTTGGTTTCCATGTAACGTGGTCCTATGAATTAAACTGTTCATAACCACTGTGCATTGCTCCACGTTTCGTAACATTTACGTTACAAGTGGAGTGGGAGGGAACCTCACAATTCTGATTTGTGCACAACGTCTCATTGATCAATTTATGTGGTTCAGCTGTAAGAACCTGGGGCTGTCTTGCACAATATTTATTCTGTCGCAACGCTCTGTGATAACGTTCAAGAACCTGATGGTTATACAGAACGTAATTGTCTTGGTTTGGCTTGTTGCATATTAGTTCGAACTTCGAGAAATGAAATGGCTACTAGTAAAGCTTTCCCAGTTGAACGTAACAAGTAATTGTTGAGGACCCAGCTTCCTGCCCCATTACTACTGGTTATATGAAACGGCAAACGTAGTTTTGCATAAACTGAATAAAAGAATCATACCAGCATTTCCAGTGTGAATTTTTACCTTTTGTGAGGAAGGGAAACGGAAGCAGAATGCTGTATAGTTATTAATTTCCAGCACTAGATATAGTGGTTATACTTTTCTAGCACTTTACTTAGTGCCTTTACCTGGGTTGTGGATGGCAAACTAACCAATGGAAATAGTTGAAAATGCTTTAACGTGTACAAACGTGACCCCTTATGTTACTGTGTAAAATCAGTACTTTAAAGCCAAAATTTGAGACTGAACTATTATAGCCTTTTACTAGAGCAGCTGTGGAAGGTTTGAAGGGGTGGAACTGCAGTCGTGTTAAAGTTTGACAAGAAGAAGTGTTCACCTGGCCTTACGATGAAATGTATGTACTAGTACTgatcctttttatttttcagaggTGGTCTGTGGTGCCCCTGCTATCTACCTTGACTTTGCCCGGTCGAAATTGAGCTCTACGATTTTCGTGGCTGCACAGAACTGCTACAAGGTTCCAAAGGGCGCCTTCACTGGGGAGATCAGGTACTGCAGCTCCCTTCTGCAAAACTCGCCCGTAGTGTCTGGCtcagaacaaacacacatgatGCATGTTAGTTTGTACTTTGTCATTTCTTATCTTCCTCTTTCGCTCCTACTCTCACAGCCCTGCAATGATAAAAGACTGCGGTGTGGAGTGGGTCATCCTGGGACACTCGGAGAGGCGCCATGTTTTTGGGGAGAGTGACGAGGTATCTGCTTCACTTTCTAGCTGTGGCTGTGCAGTTCTATTTTCTCTTTACTACTACTTTACAGAGGGTatttttctctgtaaactcaGTACATTTGAAAACGTTCAAATGTTAGGTTCCACTGCATTTGGCATtggttaaagaaaataaatgtcttgGCTGAGCTCTGTCAATATAATCCTGCCCTCATCTGCTCACCAACTTTCCCCTTGCCTCTGGATTGGCTGCGTCCCTGTTGTGTTGACAGCTGATTGGTCAGAAGGTGGCTCACGCATTGGAGAGTGGCCTGGGTGTCATCGCCTGCATTGGTGAGAAGCtggatgagagagaggctggaatCACAGAGAAGGTTGTCTTTGAACAGACCCAGGCCATTGCAGGTACAGTAGAGGGCACCAGAGGTTAATTGTATAACTAACCTATATAATCTGGAATGTAGAAGTTTAGTTGTCTTAGAATGAACTaaacattatttgaaaaaatgtgacATGCTGCACCAAGTAAAATAATGCTTATTAAATCTAGGAAATCTGATTATATGActataaaacaacaaaatctattaatatttgacatttaaattTATCAAAAATTCATCCAATACAAGGAACCAGCAATAgaactatatatatttttttttaatgcatttttataattcaatttattcaaataaaaggCGTATGAAAAGTTGTGATGTGTTTCAGACAACGTTAAAGACTGGAGCAAAGTTGTTCTGGCCTATGAACCCGTCTGGGCTATTGGAACTGGCAAGACTGCCTCACCAGAACAGGTAGGCTTCTGTACACACCTGTAATCGATGGAGGCAGGCCTTTACAACCAATTGAACATGCAGGCTTCTCCCATTGGACACTTATTAAATATCATTCTGTATAAATCTTAACACATCAGTATAGGAGTTGCattaataaatattgatttgcaatTGCTACAGTAAGAGGCCGGCAGTCTAACATGGAAACGGTTTGCACCTGCACTATGCTggc encodes the following:
- the LOC133137820 gene encoding triosephosphate isomerase B-like, producing the protein MSPRRFFVGGNWKMNGDKKSLGDLINTLNTAQLHPDTEVVCGAPAIYLDFARSKLSSTIFVAAQNCYKVPKGAFTGEISPAMIKDCGVEWVILGHSERRHVFGESDELIGQKVAHALESGLGVIACIGEKLDEREAGITEKVVFEQTQAIADNVKDWSKVVLAYEPVWAIGTGKTASPEQAQEVHQKLREWLRANVSEEVGNSVRIIYGGSVTGANCKELGSQHDVDGFLVGGASLKPEFVNIINAHA